A single window of Athene noctua chromosome 1, bAthNoc1.hap1.1, whole genome shotgun sequence DNA harbors:
- the LOC141972834 gene encoding 2-oxoglutarate receptor 1-like yields MASEHTGNFTALPGRTDPLATCKDEDFLQVKSYLSVLYSLIFLVCFPGNIVTIFVYFVKMRPWKSSTIIMLNLAVTDLLYVATLPFFIHYSANGNNWIFGDFMCKFIHFCFYFNMYSGIIFLSCFSIFRFFVVVHPIKCFFVQNRRWAVVTCIVVWMISLVAISPLGILIATRHTQNRTICLDLAAAEDLDTSRWYNWLLTMFAFFLPLLTVTLCYMLIIYTLATGPHTQACYKQKARRLAVILLVVFYVCFLPFHIFRGIRLELRVRPVSCHLKNTILFMLIIAKPLAALNTFGNLLLYGVTGDNFQQAILSLLKFQTNKNLK; encoded by the coding sequence ATGGCATCTGAACACACTGGCAATTTTACTGCTCTGCCAGGCCGCACAGACCCATTGGCAACCTGCAAGGATGAAGATTTCTTACAGGTGAAATCCTATCTCTCTGTCCTTTACAGCCTAATCTTCCTGGTGTGCTTCCCAGGGAATATTGTCAcaatttttgtttactttgttaAGATGAGGCCCTGGAAAAGCAGCACCATCATTATGTTAAACCTGGCTGTCACTGACCTATTGTATGTAGCCACGCTTCCTTTCTTTATACACTACTCGGCTAATGGAAATAACTGGATTTTTGGGGACTTTATGTGCAAGTTTATTCACTTTTGTTTCTACTTCAACATGTACAGTGGTATTATCTTCCTTAGCTGCTTCAGCATATTTCGCTTTTTTGTAGTTGTCCACCcaattaaatgcttttttgttCAAAACCGAAGATGGGCAGTGGTGACTTGCATAGTAGTTTGGATGATTTCCCTGGTGGCCATCAGCCCCTTGGGCATCTTGATTGCCACAAGGCATACGCAGAACAGGACAATCTGCCTGGacctggctgctgctgaggaCCTTGACACTAGTCGGTGGTATAACTGGCTGCTGACGATGTTTGCCTTCTTCTTGCCCTTGTTGACAGTCACTCTGTGCTACATGCTCATTATTTATACCTTGGCTACTGGGCCCCACACACAGGCTTGCTACAAGCAAAAGGCTCGCAGACTCGCTGTCATCCTCTTAGTGGTCTTCTATGTGTGCTTCCTCCCCTTCCACATCTTTCGAGGGATTCGGCTGGAGCTCCGAGTACGACCGGTTAGCTGCCACTTGAAGAACACAATCCTTTTTATGCTTATTATAGCTAAACCTTTAGCAGCGTTAAATACTTTTGGAAACTTACTGCTCTATGGAGTGACAGGAGACAACTTCCAGCAGGCTATCCTCTCGCTCCTCAAGTTTCAGACAAACAAGAACTTGAAGTAG